From the Deinococcus sp. Leaf326 genome, one window contains:
- a CDS encoding DUF3995 domain-containing protein — protein sequence MLPIRLLVCSVLALIAALHGYWGAGGLWPGRDRHDLAAKVVGPGELPPPAACFGVAAALAGAAGTVLLSPRSRRARTGAVAVAGVLLLRGAGGYGLPHTGRSFDRLNRRVYSPLCLGLGLLTALSLRRQQ from the coding sequence ATGCTTCCCATTCGGCTGCTGGTGTGTTCGGTCCTGGCCCTGATCGCTGCGCTGCACGGGTACTGGGGTGCCGGAGGCCTCTGGCCGGGACGGGACCGACACGACCTGGCCGCGAAGGTCGTCGGGCCGGGCGAACTGCCACCGCCCGCCGCCTGCTTCGGGGTGGCGGCCGCGCTGGCCGGCGCTGCCGGGACAGTTCTGCTGTCTCCCCGGTCGCGCCGGGCACGGACCGGCGCGGTGGCAGTGGCGGGTGTCTTGCTGCTGCGCGGGGCCGGGGGCTACGGATTGCCCCATACGGGTCGGTCCTTCGACCGCCTCAACCGGCGCGTCTACTCTCCCCTGTGTCTGGGGCTTGGCCTCCTGACCGCCCTCTCGCTGCGCCGCCAGCAGTAG
- a CDS encoding ArsC/Spx/MgsR family protein: MAEVQPQVFGTKKSKETRAAERFFKERRVKIHFVDLNERPIARGELARFVQKFGLNALLDLEGKAYERSNLAYLRTTEEGIVSRIIETPELLRLPLVRLGKVLTVGEDPAAWAQLLEG; encoded by the coding sequence ATGGCAGAGGTACAGCCCCAGGTGTTCGGCACGAAAAAGAGCAAGGAAACGCGCGCCGCCGAGCGGTTTTTCAAGGAGCGCCGCGTCAAGATCCATTTCGTGGACCTGAACGAGCGGCCCATCGCCAGGGGTGAACTGGCCCGTTTCGTGCAGAAGTTCGGTCTGAACGCCTTGCTGGATCTGGAGGGCAAGGCCTACGAGCGCAGCAACCTCGCCTACCTGCGCACCACCGAGGAAGGGATCGTCTCGCGCATCATCGAGACCCCCGAACTGCTGCGCCTGCCCCTGGTGCGGCTCGGCAAGGTCCTGACGGTGGGCGAGGACCCGGCCGCCTGGGCCCAGTTGCTGGAAGGCTAG
- a CDS encoding aminoglycoside phosphotransferase family protein, which yields MIPGQMHEGEQATDADLVRRLIAAQFPQWTGEPVRPLLSWGTDHALYRVGDGLLARLPRIGWAVGQVEQDLTWLPRLAPALPLEIPQPLALGQPGEGYPWPWGIYRWLPGEMATLSGVQDDTGLAAQLAAFVLALRRADVTGAPRAESPGRLLLDLGPHVERALAESAELLSPETRHRATELWTQAVILPGWSAAPAAVHGDLHANNLLLRAGRLAAVLDFGLRLDDPAVDLLPAWNTFGPAARATYLRALAPDNTTVQRGRALALAKALLALPYYRHTNPEIVERALFTLEQVTAPPELGHPADAPPAPRPLP from the coding sequence ATGATCCCAGGGCAGATGCATGAGGGCGAACAGGCCACGGACGCCGACCTCGTGCGCCGCCTGATCGCCGCGCAGTTTCCGCAGTGGACGGGCGAGCCCGTGCGCCCGCTGCTCTCCTGGGGCACCGACCACGCCCTGTACCGGGTGGGAGACGGCCTGCTGGCACGCCTGCCCCGGATCGGCTGGGCGGTGGGGCAAGTCGAGCAGGACCTGACGTGGCTGCCCAGGCTGGCCCCGGCACTGCCGCTGGAGATTCCGCAGCCACTCGCGCTGGGACAGCCCGGCGAGGGTTACCCCTGGCCCTGGGGCATCTACCGCTGGCTGCCGGGCGAGATGGCGACCCTGAGCGGCGTGCAGGACGACACCGGACTGGCCGCCCAGCTCGCCGCCTTCGTGCTCGCCCTGCGCCGCGCGGACGTGACCGGCGCCCCGCGCGCCGAGTCGCCCGGCCGCTTGTTGCTGGACCTCGGGCCTCATGTGGAGCGTGCCCTCGCCGAGTCGGCCGAGTTGCTGTCCCCGGAGACGCGGCACCGGGCGACGGAGCTCTGGACACAGGCCGTGATACTGCCCGGCTGGAGCGCCGCGCCGGCCGCCGTTCACGGTGACCTCCATGCCAACAATCTGCTGCTGCGGGCGGGCCGGCTGGCCGCCGTGCTGGATTTCGGCCTGCGGCTCGACGACCCGGCGGTGGACCTTCTGCCCGCCTGGAACACCTTCGGGCCGGCGGCGCGAGCCACCTACCTGCGCGCGCTGGCTCCCGATAACACCACGGTGCAGAGGGGCCGGGCACTGGCGCTGGCAAAAGCGCTGCTGGCTCTCCCCTACTACCGGCACACCAACCCCGAGATCGTGGAACGCGCCCTGTTCACGCTGGAGCAGGTGACGGCCCCGCCGGAGCTAGGCCACCCGGCCGATGCGCCTCCCGCACCGCGCCCCCTACCCTGA